In Myxocyprinus asiaticus isolate MX2 ecotype Aquarium Trade chromosome 16, UBuf_Myxa_2, whole genome shotgun sequence, a single window of DNA contains:
- the LOC127454343 gene encoding RNA-binding protein 12B-A-like, with amino-acid sequence MAVVIRLQGLQITAGSEDIRNFFTGLKILDGGVHIIGGELEEAFIIFASDEDARRAMTRSGGCIKGSPVNLLLSSKSEMQSVLEESTRRSELKSRGMYKECVKRPSVEQGPSPRADVRRADNPEIRNRPSPSSFSETRNQREGAALKRDDLYLKLTGMPFSATKENVRNFFEGLQVEDMLFLRNQRGTFNGHAIAKFATTEDAIEGLKRDRQYIGPRYVQITRCTEEQWLKEGGVVRTDNRKRQSLDRARSRSPVSIRSRSRSPSHEEYCVLFENLAHAIEKSDLRALLHPVPLKDDQIIIFVQKKDDRTKSAVVVFRNLTDYCAGLAHHKETLLHKVVYVSPLSKEKMVAMLKLSVNERDDNRGSRRSVEVSQLQRSIPDSEMRCVYVRNLPFDVRKVEITDFFHGFQLSEDRVILLRDERGAGLGEALVIFQSEKEAVMAQSLNGQRFLGSEVMLKCITLAQMQNFGVNDQSMMSPPERNNQRAREVYNDGPHFSNTQMRPDDFDMQPELNLGYEGRDGFDPNFDNSNAFRPGSDDNGHHGYRSPGQQFDGPTCIKLLNLPSQIRIDEIYDFCYGYRVIPGSASLQYDRNGDSRRSATVLFENHKEALTALQELNRRPIGTRKIQMVFM; translated from the coding sequence ATATTTGCATCAGATGAAGATGCAAGACGAGCGATGACACGCTCGGGTGGCTGCATTAAGGGATCTCCTGTCAACTTGCTTCTGAGTAGCAAGTCAGAAATGCAGAGTGTTCTTGAGGAGAGCACTAGGAGGTCTGAGTTAAAAAGCAGGGGAATGTACAAGGAGTGTGTCAAAAGACCTTCTGTGGAACAAGGTCCTTCACCGAGAGCAGATGTGCGAAGGGCAGATAATCCAGAAATTAGGAACAGACCATCGCCATCTTCATTCAGTGAGACACGAAATCAGAGGGAAGGGGCTGCTTTAAAGAGAGATGACCTTTATCTAAAATTGACTGGGATGCCGTTCTCCGCAACAAAGGAAAATGTTCGTAACTTTTTTGAAGGGTTACAAGTTGAAGACATGCTCTTTTTGAGGAACCAGCGTGGAACATTTAATGGACATGCTATTGCAAAATTTGCTACCACAGAGGATGCCATTGAAGGTCTGAAGAGGGATCGTCAGTACATTGGACCACGGTATGTACAAATAACAAGATGCACAGAGGAGCAATGGCTGAAAGAAGGGGGTGTTGTTAGAACAGACAATCGGAAAAGACAGTCTTTAGACCGTGCAAGATCTCGATCTCCTGTTTCGATTAGGTCACGATCACGGTCCCCGTCCCATGAAGAATACTGTGTCTTGTTTGAAAACTTGGCTCATGCGATTGAAAAGAGTGATTTGAGGGCATTACTTCATCCGGTTCCTTTGAAGGATGACCAAATTATTATCTTTGTCCAAAAGAAGGACGATAGAACCAAATCGGCTGTTGTGGTGTTTAGAAATCTTACAGACTATTGTGCTGGCTTGGCTCATCATAAGGAAACATTGCTGCACAAGGTTGTGTATGTGTCACCTCTCTCCAAGGAGAAAATGGTTGCCATGTTAAAATTGTCTGTCAATGAGAGAGATGACAACAGAGGGTCAAGACGATCAGTTGAAGTGTCCCAATTGCAAAGAAGCATTCCTGACTCCGAGATGAGGTGCGTCTACGTACGCAATCTGCCCTTTGATGTTCGGAAAGTGGAGATCACGGACTTCTTCCATGGATTTCAACTGTCTGAGGATAGGGTGATCTTATTGCGTGATGAAAGAGGAGCTGGGCTTGGTGAGGCTTTGGTGATCTTCCAGTCAGAGAAGGAGGCCGTAATGGCACAGTCCCTTAACGGACAAAGGTTTCTAGGATCAGAAGTCATGCTGAAGTGCATAACATTGGCCCAGATGCAGAATTTTGGTGTGAATGATCAGTCAATGATGAGCCCACCAGAAAGGAACAATCAGAGAGCCAGAGAAGTTTACAACGATGGTCCTCATTTTTCTAATACCCAGATGCGGCCTGATGATTTCGATATGCAGCCCGAGTTGAATCTTGGTTATGAAGGTCGTGATGGCTTTGATCCTAATTTTGACAACAGTAATGCATTTAGACCAGGATCAGATGATAATGGGCACCATGGTTATCGATCTCCTGGCCAACAATTTGATGGTCCAACCTGCATTAAATTGCTCAATCTACCCTCACAGATAAGGATTGATGAGATTTATGACTTCTGCTATGGATACAGAGTGATTCCAGGATCAGCCTCATTGCAGTATGATAGAAATGGAGATTCCAGACGTTCTGCAACGGTACTGTTTGAAAACCACAAAGAGGCGCTCACCGCACTTCAAGAATTAAATAGAAGACCAATTGGCACCAGGAAAATTCAGATGGTGTTTATGTAG